The genomic segment TACCGATTGCAGTTGATGAGGAAGGGATGGACGTACAGGCACTCCAGCAGTCGGAGGCGACCGTGGCTTACGTGACACCTTCCCATCAGTTTCCGACCGGCACAGTGCTTTCTGCGGCACGCAGAACAGCATTGTTGAACTGGGCAGCTTCAAATGTCGGCAATTTCATCATCGAGGACGATTACGATAGCGAATTTCGCTATTCCGGAAGGCCAATTCCTTCTTTGCAAGGGATGGACAAAGCGGGCAAGGTCATATATGTCAGCACCTTTTCCAAATCCCTAATGCCATCGCTGCGGATTGCCTATATGGTGCTCCCTCCTGTTTTGCTCAAAAACTACGAGGAAGCGTTCATCCATTATTCGTCGACGGTTCCGCGGCTTGACCAGCACACGCTTGCCCGTTTCATGGCTGACGGCCATTTCGCCCGGCATTTGAACCGGATGCGGAAAGTGTATAAACGTAAACTGCAGCTGCTTACCGATTCATTACAACAATATGCTCCAATCATTTCATTCTCAGGTGACGAAGCGGGCATGCATATTCTCATCAACGTACATACAGACGAGGATGAAGAGTCATTGGCAAACGTAGCACTAGCTCAAGGCATTCGCGTCTACGGCCTGAATGAATACCGCAAATCCGCAAAGAGCGTCCAGCCATCTTTTCTATTCGGCTTCGGAGGCTTGGAGGATGAACGGATTCCAAGGGCTGTTGAACAGCTCATGGAAGCTTGGGGCATTAAAAAAAGGTGATGGACCCATGACGGGCCATCACCTCTTTTTATTTGAATAAACCTTTTATAAATCCAGTTGCACTTTCCCAAATACCGGCGAAGAAGTCACCGATTGCACTCATCATCAACGAGAACCATCCGGCTTTTTCGACATCATCTGTGACGATGACATCCATGCCTAGATTTTTCGAATCGATGAATCCGTAATCCTTGCCCTCTTTTTTAACAAGCTCCACATGGCCGACAACCGTTCCTTTTTTGATGGGTGCTTCGAGTGCACCATCTTTCAGTAGAGACTCATCCAAGACAAGTTTCGGCTCATAAAGATCCTTTTCATTCGATTTGATCATCGACTTGATTGGCTCTTTCACTTCGATGGAAACAGTTTTCGCTTTTCCTTTAAGGACAGGCAATGTCTTCTGCTTTTCAAATTGATATCCCGCCGGAAGAAGCTCTTCTTCGGAGAACTGGCTGAATCCGTAATCGAACAACGCCCGTGTTGCATCAAACCGTGCCTTGTAGGACCCGACTCCGTTTGCATCGACAGCTTTCATGACGACAGCGATGACCCGCTTATCGCCCCGTTTTGCCGTACCTGTGAAGCAGTGCCCCGCAAAATCAGTCGTTCCTGTCTTCAATCCGTCTACCCCTTCGTATTCATAAACGAAGCCTGGAAGCATGAAGTTCCAGTTATCCATCTTGATGGCATCCGTCGTACCTTCACGGAAGATTTTCGTATTAATTTTCGTTGTTTCCAAAACCTCCGGATAATCTTTCATCAGATGGAATGCAAGCCTTGCAACCGATTTGGCAGGCATGACGTTCTCATCGTTCGCCCCTGTCCCTTGCGGATGCATCCCTTGCAAGTATTCATTGTTCAAACCTGATGAATTGACGAATTTATAGTCGACCAAGCCCAGTTCCTTTGCCTTGGCATCCATTAATTTCAGGAATTCCGTTTCCGTTCCTGCAATTGTTTCAGCAATAGCGATTGTAGCAGCATTCGCTGAATAAATAGCCACTGCTTCGTAAAGCTCTCTGATTGTATACGTACCATCCCTACGTAGGGGCACATTACTTAGACGCCTGTCCTGTGAGATGGCATATGTATAATCTGTTACTTTGTATTCTTGATCCCAACTGATTTTACCTTCTTTTATCGCTTCAAATAAGATATATTCAGTCATCATTTTTGACATACTAGCAATGCCGAGTGGTGTATCCGCATTCTCTTCATATAAAATCTTACCACTATCCGCGTCAATTAGAATGGCACCATCTACATGGATGCCGAGAGTCGTTTCTGCTTTTGCAGGTGCCGTGCCGAACGTCATCATCAATACGAATGGAATGACCAGCAAAGCAACCCATTTTCTCATTTCACGTTTCACCAATATACCTCCGTCATTGCAATTTACCACTTTATATTTTATCACATCATGGACCTGATTAGGGGCTACATTTGAAAAAGCACCTTTCCGCTCATATCATGACGTGCGGAAAGGTGCTGAAGTTCCATAACCACTTTTTACGAAATGGAATAGTTTGGTGCTTCTTTTGTAATATGCACTTGATGCGGATGACTTTCGCGCAAACCAGCACCCGTCATGCGGATGAACTGAGCTTTTTCACGTAAATCATGAAGATCCTTCGTACCGCAATAGCCCATGCCTGACCGGATCCCACCAACGAGTTGATGGATCGTATCAGAAATTGGACCTTTATAAGGCATACGTCCTTCAATTCCTTCAGGCACGAGTTTCTTCGCATCCTCTTGGAAGTAACGGTCTTTTGAACCGTGTTCCATTGCACCGACAGATCCCATTCCTCGGTACACTTTAAAGCGTCTGCCTTGGAAGATTTCCGTATCTCCAGGGCTTTCTGTCGTTCCGGCAAGTAAGCTTCCGAGCATGACGACATGTCCACCTGCTGCCAAAGCTTTCACGATATCACCTGAGTATTTAATGCCGCCGTCTGCGATGATCGTTTTCCCATGTTTACGTGCTTCGGAAGCACATTCATAAACTGCGGTGATTTGAGGAACTCCGACCCCTGCAACGACACGCGTCGTACAGATGGATCCAGGACCGATACCGACTTTGACGACATCGGCACCCGCCTCATATAATGCTGCAGTCGCTTCCGCCGTTGCCACGTTCCCCGCAATGATATCTAGTTCCGGATACTCTCTTCGAATCTGCGCGACTGTATCCAGTACGCCTTTCGAATGTCCATGCGCCGTGTCGATGACAATGACATCGACTTCCGCAGCAACAAGCTTCTGCACCCGTACCATCGTATCGGATGTAACACCGACCGCCGCTCCTACGAGAAGGCGGCCTTGCTGATCCTTCGCAGCGTTCGGGAATTCAATCACTTTTTCGATATCTTTTATTGTAATTAAACCTTTTAAGATTCCATTTTCATCAACAATCGGCAGCTTTTCAATTTTATACTGCTGCAAAATCTTTTCCGCATCTTCCAAAGTCGTGCCGACAGGAGCCGTCACCAAATTGTCCTTCGTCATCACGTCATTGATAATCAGCGAATAGTCCTGAATAAACCGCAGATCACGATTCGTCAAAATCCCGACAAGTCTTTGCTCATCCATGTTATTGACAATCGGAACGCCCGAAATACGATACCTGCCCATCAAGTGCTCTGCGTCAAATACTTGGTGTTCAGGAGTGAGGAAGAAAGGATTGGTAATAACGCCATTCTCCGAACGTTTAACCGTTACAACCTGCTCCGCCTGCTCTTCGATGCTCATATTCTTATGGATGACGCCAAGACCGCCTTGACGCGCCATTGCAATCGCCATCTTCGACTCGGTCACTGTATCCATCCCAGCACTGATGATTGGAATGTTCAACGTCATCTTCTCTGTCAAACGTACCGAAAGATTTACGTCCTTCGGCAATACTTCTGAAGCGCCCGGCACAAGCAACACATCGTCGAAAGTCAACCCTTCGCGAGTGAATTTAGATTCCCACATATCGTTTCCTCCTCTAAAATCATTATCTGCAGTTGAATATTATTAAAAGGTTATCAGCGCATATGAGACGTGTCAAGGAGTCGGGAATAAGAAAAAGAATTCCTTAAATTCACTGAATTAACTTTTCAATCACCGACCGCATTTTAGCAGGAGATGTTTTCGGTGCAAAACGATCCACCACATTCCCGTTTCGGTCAATAAGGAACTTCGTAAAATTCCATTTGATGCCCTCAGTTAGCAGCCCTTTTTTTTGATCCGTCAAAAATGAAAACAAAGGAGCTGCCCCACTCCCAACGACATCAATCTTAGCAAA from the Sporosarcina luteola genome contains:
- a CDS encoding PLP-dependent aminotransferase family protein produces the protein MEMLLIELNKESETPLYEQIYQQIRNDITEGKLVVDEKLPSKRKLGEFLDVSQTTIEIAYGQLAAEGFITSKPRRGYFIQEIGELAYVQPVEEVTFSSKEERRELEIDFSPGKIDTESFPFKLWRKYAKDTIDESSQHLLLLGHPHGDLELRQEIAKYLYHSRGVDCSADQIIVGSGTEQLMPLLIRLLGPQATYAIEDPGYPLTHHVFFHNNREAVPIAVDEEGMDVQALQQSEATVAYVTPSHQFPTGTVLSAARRTALLNWAASNVGNFIIEDDYDSEFRYSGRPIPSLQGMDKAGKVIYVSTFSKSLMPSLRIAYMVLPPVLLKNYEEAFIHYSSTVPRLDQHTLARFMADGHFARHLNRMRKVYKRKLQLLTDSLQQYAPIISFSGDEAGMHILINVHTDEDEESLANVALAQGIRVYGLNEYRKSAKSVQPSFLFGFGGLEDERIPRAVEQLMEAWGIKKR
- a CDS encoding serine hydrolase, producing MRKWVALLVIPFVLMMTFGTAPAKAETTLGIHVDGAILIDADSGKILYEENADTPLGIASMSKMMTEYILFEAIKEGKISWDQEYKVTDYTYAISQDRRLSNVPLRRDGTYTIRELYEAVAIYSANAATIAIAETIAGTETEFLKLMDAKAKELGLVDYKFVNSSGLNNEYLQGMHPQGTGANDENVMPAKSVARLAFHLMKDYPEVLETTKINTKIFREGTTDAIKMDNWNFMLPGFVYEYEGVDGLKTGTTDFAGHCFTGTAKRGDKRVIAVVMKAVDANGVGSYKARFDATRALFDYGFSQFSEEELLPAGYQFEKQKTLPVLKGKAKTVSIEVKEPIKSMIKSNEKDLYEPKLVLDESLLKDGALEAPIKKGTVVGHVELVKKEGKDYGFIDSKNLGMDVIVTDDVEKAGWFSLMMSAIGDFFAGIWESATGFIKGLFK
- the guaB gene encoding IMP dehydrogenase, whose translation is MWESKFTREGLTFDDVLLVPGASEVLPKDVNLSVRLTEKMTLNIPIISAGMDTVTESKMAIAMARQGGLGVIHKNMSIEEQAEQVVTVKRSENGVITNPFFLTPEHQVFDAEHLMGRYRISGVPIVNNMDEQRLVGILTNRDLRFIQDYSLIINDVMTKDNLVTAPVGTTLEDAEKILQQYKIEKLPIVDENGILKGLITIKDIEKVIEFPNAAKDQQGRLLVGAAVGVTSDTMVRVQKLVAAEVDVIVIDTAHGHSKGVLDTVAQIRREYPELDIIAGNVATAEATAALYEAGADVVKVGIGPGSICTTRVVAGVGVPQITAVYECASEARKHGKTIIADGGIKYSGDIVKALAAGGHVVMLGSLLAGTTESPGDTEIFQGRRFKVYRGMGSVGAMEHGSKDRYFQEDAKKLVPEGIEGRMPYKGPISDTIHQLVGGIRSGMGYCGTKDLHDLREKAQFIRMTGAGLRESHPHQVHITKEAPNYSIS